A portion of the Candidatus Hydrogenedentota bacterium genome contains these proteins:
- a CDS encoding ATP:cob(I)alamin adenosyltransferase has product MKSQVTTKYGDGGMTRSLGGDKIPKDHPIVEATGALDTLRAELALLRLEMVERPVGESLPEADFLWWLLHMCFVMGAEISDPLRKHPEWRQGEVGPKHLAHLEEEQTRLEAATPLPRAFIVSATNRAAARADITTTMARAFERRLVSLKSAVPEFQADNLLAFANRLSDYLFILARHLDGGEHHPVDYGTLLM; this is encoded by the coding sequence GTGAAATCGCAGGTGACGACGAAATACGGCGACGGCGGCATGACCCGCTCCCTGGGCGGGGACAAAATCCCAAAAGACCATCCGATTGTCGAGGCCACGGGCGCGCTGGACACGCTTCGCGCGGAGCTTGCCCTGCTCCGTCTGGAAATGGTGGAGCGTCCCGTCGGGGAGTCATTGCCCGAGGCGGATTTCCTCTGGTGGCTCCTCCACATGTGCTTTGTCATGGGCGCCGAAATCAGCGACCCCCTGCGAAAACATCCCGAATGGCGGCAGGGCGAGGTGGGGCCGAAACATCTGGCCCATTTGGAGGAGGAGCAGACCCGGCTTGAGGCCGCCACGCCCCTGCCCCGCGCCTTCATCGTGTCGGCCACCAACCGCGCCGCGGCCCGCGCGGACATCACCACCACCATGGCCCGCGCCTTCGAGCGGCGGCTGGTCTCGCTGAAGTCCGCCGTGCCGGAGTTTCAGGCGGACAACCTGCTCGCCTTTGCGAACCGCCTGAGTGACTACCTGTTCATTCTCGCGCGGCATCTGGACGGCGGCGAGCACCATCCCGTGGATTACGGCACGCTGCTGATGTAA
- the araD gene encoding L-ribulose-5-phosphate 4-epimerase AraD gives MESLKREVCEINLALVDEGLVTQTWGNASAIDRAAGLVAIKPSGVDYDELVPEKIVLVDLEGRVREGDLNPSVDTPAHLALYRAFHGIGAVVHTHSHFATCFAQARRPIPCLGTTHADYFNGEIPVTPPLSRDEVVDSYEKHIGEAIVRMLVGSDPMACPAVLTAGHAPFVWGHSPWKAVENAAVLEEIARMALHTLQINPQAEPLEGYLLGKHFLRKHGRDAYYGQR, from the coding sequence CTGGAATCGCTGAAGAGGGAGGTCTGCGAGATCAACCTCGCCCTGGTGGATGAGGGGCTGGTGACCCAGACTTGGGGGAATGCCAGCGCCATTGACCGCGCGGCGGGCCTGGTGGCCATAAAACCCAGCGGCGTGGACTATGATGAATTGGTCCCGGAAAAGATCGTGCTGGTGGATTTGGAAGGGCGCGTGCGCGAGGGTGACCTGAACCCCTCGGTGGACACGCCCGCCCATCTTGCCCTGTACAGGGCCTTTCATGGCATCGGCGCGGTGGTTCACACACATTCCCATTTTGCCACCTGCTTCGCCCAGGCGCGGCGGCCCATCCCCTGTCTCGGCACGACCCACGCCGACTATTTCAACGGGGAGATTCCGGTCACGCCGCCCCTCTCCCGCGATGAGGTGGTGGATTCCTACGAAAAGCACATTGGCGAGGCCATTGTGCGCATGCTCGTCGGGTCGGACCCCATGGCCTGCCCCGCCGTGCTCACGGCGGGCCACGCCCCCTTCGTCTGGGGGCACAGCCCCTGGAAGGCCGTGGAGAACGCCGCCGTTTTGGAGGAAATCGCGCGGATGGCCCTCCACACCCTGCAAATCAACCCCCAGGCGGAGCCGCTGGAGGGGTACCTGCTCGGCAAGCATTTCCTGCGCAAGCACGGGCGGGACGCCTATTACGGGCAGCGGTAG
- the xth gene encoding exodeoxyribonuclease III, with translation MTTILSWNVNGLRAALKNGFMEWFGGARPDVLCIQESRVLPEELDMEVLGAFGYHSYWNPAQKKGYSGTAVFSKEAPLSLGTMGVPEFDDEGRLQVIEYPEFTVLNGYWPNSQSERARLPYKLAWCDAVTQFANGLVKKNKNVVLCGDFNIAHTEIDLARPKDNENNAGYYIEEREAMAKFLGNGYVDTFRHLNPEKIQYSWWSYRTNARARNIGWRIDYHCVNKSFAPRVKAAWICDDVKGSDHCPVGVEIA, from the coding sequence ATGACCACCATCCTGTCCTGGAATGTGAACGGCCTGCGCGCCGCCCTGAAAAACGGTTTCATGGAGTGGTTCGGTGGCGCCCGCCCGGATGTCCTCTGCATCCAGGAAAGCCGTGTGCTCCCGGAAGAACTGGACATGGAGGTGCTGGGCGCCTTCGGCTACCACTCATACTGGAATCCTGCGCAAAAGAAGGGCTACAGCGGCACGGCGGTCTTCTCGAAGGAGGCCCCCTTGTCCCTTGGCACGATGGGCGTTCCCGAATTTGACGACGAGGGGCGACTTCAAGTCATCGAATATCCGGAGTTCACCGTGCTGAACGGCTACTGGCCAAACAGCCAGTCAGAGCGCGCCCGCCTCCCCTACAAACTCGCCTGGTGCGACGCGGTGACGCAGTTCGCCAACGGTCTGGTGAAAAAGAACAAGAACGTGGTGCTCTGCGGGGACTTCAACATCGCCCACACGGAGATTGACCTGGCGCGGCCCAAGGACAACGAGAACAACGCGGGGTACTACATCGAGGAGCGCGAGGCCATGGCCAAATTCCTCGGAAACGGCTATGTGGACACGTTCCGGCATTTGAACCCCGAAAAAATCCAGTATTCCTGGTGGTCCTACCGCACCAATGCGCGCGCGCGGAACATTGGCTGGCGGATTGACTACCACTGCGTGAACAAATCCTTTGCGCCCCGTGTCAAGGCGGCGTGGATTTGCGACGATGTGAAGGGCTCGGACCACTGCCCCGTGGGTGTGGAAATCGCGTGA